A stretch of the Streptosporangium sp. NBC_01755 genome encodes the following:
- a CDS encoding FdhF/YdeP family oxidoreductase yields the protein MARKAPRDDVNEDGIEIGPPKEWAAGIPGVTRSLLTANAQMGVGRTLLTLAGVNQKEGFDCPGCAWPEGEHRSPFEFCENGAKAVAEEATVRRVTRDFFARHTVDDLAGHTEYWLGQQGRLTEPMRKPEGSDHYVPVSWDDAFSLIARELRALDSPDEALFYTSGRTSNEAAFAYQLLVRRFGTNNLPDCSNMCHESSGSALNETLGIGKGTVSLEDLYRADLIFVVGQNPGTNHPRMLSALERAKREGARIVAVNPLPEAGLLRFKNPQRPSGLVGRGTTLSDRFLQIRLNGDLALFKAMSLLLLEAEEAAPGTVIDRDFVEAHTHGFDKWAEDLRSLDWAEVEEATGLGRPAIEEAVREVLGAKSVIVCWAMGLTQHKNSVATIREVVNFLLLRGNVGRAGAGVCPVRGHSNVQGDRTMGIYEKPPARFLDALRDEFGFEPPREHGFDTVEAIRALRSGQAKVFIAMGGNFVSATPDTAATEEAMRRARLTVQVSTKLNRSHAVCGREALILPTLGRTERDGDRFVTVEDSMGMVHASRGKLRPASDDLLSEVEIVCRLAVELFGADPHVPWQEFAADYDAIRDRVSRVVPGFDDFNARVRAPGGFALPNAPRDERRFPTATGKANFTVNDLEVLRVPPGRLLLQTVRSHDQYNTTIYGMDDRYRGVRNGRRVVFVHADDLAERGLADGDMVDLVSEWPDGERRAESFRAVAYPTARGCCAAYFPETNVLVPLDSVAETSNTPTSKSVVVRLVRRSPDGG from the coding sequence ATGGCCAGGAAGGCTCCGCGCGACGACGTCAACGAGGACGGCATTGAGATCGGGCCTCCCAAGGAGTGGGCAGCCGGCATACCAGGGGTGACCCGGTCGCTACTGACCGCCAACGCCCAGATGGGAGTCGGCCGCACCCTCCTCACCCTGGCCGGGGTCAACCAGAAGGAAGGCTTCGACTGCCCGGGCTGCGCCTGGCCCGAGGGCGAGCACCGCAGCCCGTTCGAGTTCTGCGAGAACGGCGCGAAGGCGGTGGCCGAGGAGGCCACCGTCCGCAGGGTCACCCGCGACTTCTTCGCCCGGCACACCGTCGACGACCTGGCCGGGCACACCGAATACTGGCTGGGCCAGCAGGGGCGGCTCACCGAGCCGATGCGTAAACCCGAGGGCTCCGACCACTACGTGCCGGTGAGCTGGGATGACGCGTTCTCCCTGATCGCGCGGGAGCTGCGCGCGCTGGACAGCCCGGATGAGGCGCTCTTCTACACCTCGGGGCGCACCTCGAACGAGGCCGCGTTCGCCTACCAGCTCCTGGTGCGCAGGTTCGGCACCAACAACCTGCCCGACTGCTCCAACATGTGCCACGAGTCCAGCGGCTCGGCGCTCAACGAGACCCTGGGCATCGGCAAGGGCACGGTCTCGCTGGAGGACCTGTACCGGGCCGACCTGATCTTCGTGGTCGGTCAGAACCCCGGCACCAACCATCCGCGGATGCTCTCGGCGCTGGAACGGGCCAAGCGCGAAGGCGCCCGGATCGTCGCGGTCAACCCGCTGCCCGAGGCCGGACTGCTCCGCTTCAAGAACCCGCAGCGGCCGTCGGGGCTGGTGGGGCGGGGGACGACGCTGTCCGACAGGTTCCTGCAGATCCGGCTCAACGGCGACCTCGCGCTCTTCAAGGCGATGTCGCTGCTGCTACTCGAAGCCGAGGAGGCCGCCCCCGGCACCGTGATCGACCGCGACTTCGTCGAGGCCCACACCCACGGCTTCGACAAATGGGCCGAGGACCTGCGCTCCCTGGACTGGGCGGAGGTAGAGGAGGCGACCGGGCTGGGCCGCCCGGCCATCGAGGAGGCCGTACGGGAGGTGCTCGGCGCGAAATCGGTGATCGTGTGCTGGGCGATGGGGCTCACCCAGCACAAGAACTCCGTCGCCACCATCAGGGAGGTCGTCAACTTCCTGCTGCTCCGTGGCAACGTGGGCCGCGCGGGCGCGGGGGTCTGCCCGGTCAGGGGCCACTCCAACGTCCAGGGCGACCGCACCATGGGCATCTACGAGAAGCCGCCGGCCCGCTTCCTGGACGCGCTGCGCGACGAGTTCGGCTTCGAGCCGCCCCGCGAACACGGCTTCGACACCGTGGAGGCGATCAGGGCGCTCCGCTCCGGGCAGGCGAAGGTCTTCATCGCGATGGGCGGCAACTTCGTGTCCGCCACCCCCGACACGGCGGCGACCGAGGAGGCGATGCGCCGGGCCAGGCTGACGGTGCAGGTCTCCACCAAGCTGAACCGCTCGCACGCCGTGTGCGGGCGGGAGGCGCTCATCCTGCCCACGCTGGGACGCACCGAACGCGACGGCGACCGTTTCGTCACGGTCGAGGACTCCATGGGCATGGTGCACGCCTCGCGGGGCAAGCTGCGGCCCGCCTCCGACGACCTGCTCTCCGAGGTGGAGATCGTCTGCCGGCTGGCCGTGGAGCTGTTCGGCGCCGACCCGCACGTGCCGTGGCAGGAGTTCGCGGCCGACTACGACGCGATCCGCGACCGCGTCTCCCGGGTGGTGCCCGGGTTCGACGACTTCAACGCCCGGGTCCGCGCTCCCGGGGGCTTCGCGCTGCCCAACGCACCCCGTGACGAGCGCCGCTTCCCGACCGCGACGGGCAAGGCCAACTTCACGGTCAACGACCTGGAGGTGCTGCGGGTGCCGCCGGGGCGGCTGCTGCTCCAGACGGTCCGCAGCCACGACCAGTACAACACCACGATCTACGGCATGGACGACCGCTACCGGGGCGTGCGCAACGGCCGCCGGGTGGTCTTCGTGCACGCCGACGACCTGGCCGAGCGAGGTCTGGCCGACGGGGACATGGTGGACCTGGTCAGCGAGTGGCCCGACGGGGAGCGCAGGGCGGAGTCCTTCCGCGCGGTCGCCTACCCGACCGCGCGTGGCTGCTGCGCCGCGTACTTCCCGGAGACCAACGTGCTGGTGCCGCTCGACTCGGTCGCGGAGACCTCCAACACCCCCACCTCCAAGAGCGTGGTGGTCAGACTTGTCCGGCGTAGCCCAGACGGTGGCTGA
- a CDS encoding aromatic ring-hydroxylating oxygenase subunit alpha, with amino-acid sequence MADQGAIVTARSLPPSVIATLPGGYYTDENVFALEQARIFESMWFCVARASDLGKPGAFRTVQVGRESILVTRARDDSIRAFLNVCRHRGARIRTEESGEVKRAFQCPYHAWTYDLEGRLIAAPNLTKMPDLDRAEYGLVNVAVREWIGYVWVCLADEPPSFEADVIGEATARLGDERAIESYDIANLAVGRRIVYDVKANWKLIVENFMECYHCATIHPELTEVLPEFADGYAAQSFVGHGAEFGEEIRGFTVDGSAGVDRIPGVGEEQDRRYYAITIKPQVFVNLVPDHVILHRMFPLAADRTIVECDWLFLKDVVDAGTDLGPSVELFHRVNEQDFAACERCQPAMNSRAYAQGGVLVPSEHHIGAFHDWVINRLRAGSG; translated from the coding sequence ATGGCAGACCAGGGAGCGATCGTGACCGCGAGAAGCCTGCCGCCCAGTGTGATCGCCACCTTGCCCGGCGGCTACTACACCGACGAGAACGTCTTCGCGCTGGAGCAGGCCCGCATCTTCGAGTCGATGTGGTTCTGCGTCGCCAGGGCCTCCGACCTGGGAAAGCCGGGAGCCTTCAGAACCGTCCAGGTGGGCCGGGAGAGCATCCTGGTCACCCGGGCCAGGGACGACTCGATCCGGGCCTTCCTCAACGTGTGCCGCCACCGCGGCGCCCGGATCCGCACCGAGGAGTCCGGCGAGGTCAAGCGGGCCTTCCAGTGCCCGTACCACGCCTGGACCTACGACCTTGAGGGCAGGCTGATCGCCGCGCCGAACCTGACGAAGATGCCCGACCTCGACCGGGCCGAATACGGGCTGGTCAACGTGGCGGTGCGCGAGTGGATCGGGTACGTGTGGGTCTGCCTGGCCGATGAGCCGCCGTCGTTCGAGGCGGACGTGATCGGTGAGGCGACGGCCCGGCTGGGCGACGAGCGGGCCATCGAGAGCTACGACATCGCCAACCTGGCGGTGGGCCGCAGGATCGTCTACGACGTGAAGGCGAACTGGAAGCTCATCGTGGAGAACTTCATGGAGTGCTACCACTGCGCCACCATCCACCCCGAGCTCACCGAGGTGCTGCCCGAGTTCGCCGACGGGTACGCGGCGCAGTCCTTCGTCGGGCACGGGGCGGAGTTCGGCGAGGAGATCCGGGGTTTCACCGTCGACGGCTCGGCGGGGGTGGACCGCATCCCGGGGGTCGGCGAGGAGCAGGACCGCCGCTACTACGCGATCACCATCAAGCCGCAGGTCTTCGTCAACCTGGTGCCCGACCATGTGATCCTGCACCGGATGTTCCCGCTGGCGGCCGACCGGACGATCGTGGAGTGCGACTGGCTCTTCCTCAAGGACGTGGTGGACGCGGGCACCGACCTCGGCCCGTCCGTCGAGCTCTTCCACCGGGTCAACGAGCAGGACTTCGCGGCCTGCGAGAGGTGCCAGCCCGCGATGAACTCCCGGGCGTACGCTCAGGGTGGGGTCCTGGTGCCCAGCGAACACCACATCGGGGCCTTCCACGACTGGGTGATCAACAGACTGAGGGCCGGATCCGGTTGA
- a CDS encoding bifunctional 3-phenylpropionate/cinnamic acid dioxygenase ferredoxin subunit codes for MIPVCPLAALPPGEAHRLDVDPPIAVFHTEDGEIYAVDDTCTHQDASLSDGWLEGCEIECPLHASSFDLRTGRPSSPPAKLPLRTHRVVVSDDTVYVVPSEEPPNLPPGVRAGTA; via the coding sequence ATGATCCCTGTCTGCCCCCTCGCGGCCCTTCCTCCGGGTGAGGCCCATCGGCTCGACGTCGACCCGCCCATCGCGGTCTTCCACACCGAGGACGGCGAGATCTACGCCGTGGACGACACCTGCACCCACCAGGACGCCTCGCTCTCCGACGGGTGGCTGGAGGGGTGTGAGATCGAATGCCCGCTGCACGCGTCGAGCTTCGACCTGCGGACGGGACGGCCGAGCAGTCCCCCTGCCAAGCTGCCGCTGCGCACCCACCGGGTGGTGGTCTCCGACGACACCGTCTACGTGGTGCCCTCCGAGGAGCCTCCGAACCTGCCGCCCGGCGTGCGCGCGGGTACGGCATGA